In a genomic window of Gambusia affinis linkage group LG04, SWU_Gaff_1.0, whole genome shotgun sequence:
- the LOC122830265 gene encoding malate dehydrogenase, cytoplasmic-like isoform X2, whose product MAEPIRVVVTGAAGQIAYSLLYSIAKGDVFGKDQPIILILLDIPPMLPVLDGVVMELQDCALPLLREVIPTDKVEVGFKDIDAAILVGSMPRKEGMERKDLLKANVAIFKTQGSALDKYAKKSVKVLVVGNPANTNCLVASKSAPSIPKENFSCLTRLDHNRACSQVAMRCGVSSGHVKNVIIWGNHSSTQYPDVHHAKVNVPGGEKPAYEAVKNDAWLRGDFISTVQQRGAAVIKARKLSSAMSAAKAICDHMRDIWFGTKEGEFISMGVYAAGNSYGIPEDLIYSFPVQIKNKSWKIVDGLDINDFSRAKMDATAAELVEERDTALDFLSK is encoded by the exons CCAATCATCCTGATCCTGCTGGACATCCCCCCTATGCTGCCTGTGCTGGACGGAGTCGTCATGGAGCTGCAGGACTGCGCCCTCCCGCTGCTGAGGG AGGTCATCCCCACTGACAAGGTGGAGGTGGGCTTCAAGGACATCGATGCCGCCATCTTGGTGGGCTCCATGCCCAGGAAGGAGGGAATGGAGAGAAAGGACCTCCTGAAAGCAAACGTGGCAATCTTTAAGACTCAGGGATCTGCTTTGGACAAGTATGCCAAGAAGAGCGTAAAG GTTTTGGTGGTTGGAAACCCGGCAAACACAAACTGTCTGGTTGCCTCCAAGTCTGCTCCATCTATCCCAAAAGAGAACTTCTCCTGCCTGACCCGACTGGACCACAACAGAGCGTGCTCCCAG GTGGCGATGCGTTGTGGTGTGTCCTCCGGCCATGTCAAGAACGTCATCATCTGGGGGAACCACTCCTCCACTCAGTACCCTGACGTCCACCATGCCAAGGTGAACGTTCCCGGCGGTGAAAAGCCCGCATACGAAGCTGTGAAGAACGATGCCTGGCTCAGAGGAGACTTCATCTCT ACGGTGCAGCAGAGAGGTGCGGCCGTCATCAAGGCGAGGAAACTGTCCAGCGCCATGTCGGCGGCCAAGGCCATCTGTGACCACATGAGGGATATCTGGTTTGGCACCAAGGAG GGTGAGTTCATCTCCATGGGTGTTTATGCTGCTGGAAACTCCTATGGCATCCCAGAGGACCTCATTTACTCCTTCCCCGTCCAGATCAAG AACAAGTCCTGGAAAATAGTGGATGGTCTCGACATCAATGACTTCTCTAGAGCCAAGATGGACGCCACAGCAGCTGAGCTGGTGGAGGAGCGAGACACGGCCCTGGACTTCCTGTCCAAGTGA
- the LOC122830263 gene encoding UTP--glucose-1-phosphate uridylyltransferase-like isoform X2: protein MTEFEEKLRQQHEASMHQELEALLATANKAEAEVSRKDFNGFKNLFHRFLQVKGPSVDWAKIKRPPEESVQPYDRIKAKGLPDDITSCLDKLVVVKLNGGLGTSMGCKGPKSLISVRNENTFLDLTVQQIEHLNKTFTADVPLVLMNSFNTDEDTKKILQKYTHHRVKIHTFNQSRYPRINKESLLPIAKSMGVSGDNTEAWYPPGHGDIYASFCNSGLLDKLLAEGREYIFVSNIDNLGATVDLFILHHLMSQPADKRYEFVMEVTDKTRADVKGGTLIQYEDHLRLLEIAQVPKAHVDEFKSVTKFKIFNTNNLWISLPAIKRLQEKNSMDLEIIVNPKTLDGGLNVIQLETAVGAAIKSFKNAMGVNVPRSRFLPVKTSSDLLLVMSNLYSLDAGSLTMSKKREFPTTPHVKLGSSFTKVQDFLTRFENIPDMLELDHLTVSGDVTFGKNVSLKGTVIIIANHGDRIDIPAGAMLENKIVSGNLRILDH from the exons ATGACGGAGTTTGAGGAGAAGCTCCGTCAGCAGCATGAAGCCTCCATGCATCAGGAGCTGGAGGCGCTGCTGGCCACGGCCAACAAAGCTGAAGCCGAG gtcTCCAGAAAAGACTTCAATGGCTTCAAGAACCTCTTCCACAGAttcctgcaggtcaaaggtccCTCAGTGGACTGGGCCAAAATCAAGCGGCCACCAGAGGAATCG GTCCAGCCCTACGACAGGATCAAGGCGAAGGGACTCCCTGACgacatcacttcctgcctcGACAAGCTGGTCGTGGTCAAGCTGAACGGAGGTCTGGGAACCAGCATGGGCTGCAAGGGCCCCAAAAGTCTGATCAGCGTCCGCAACGAGAACACCTTCCTGGACCTGACTGTGCAGCAGATCgag catCTTAACAAAACCTTTACTGCCGACGTGCCGCTGGTTCTCATGAACTCTTTCAACACTGACGAGGACACCAAGAAGATcctgcagaaatacacacaccACCGGGTCAAAATCCACACATTCAACCAGAGCAG GTATCCGAGAATCAACAAGGAGTCTCTGCTGCCGATCGCTAAGAGCATGGGCGTGAGCGGAGACAACACTGAGGCCTGGTACCCGCCGGGACACGGAGACATCTACGCTAGCTTCTGCAACTCTGGACTGCTGGACAAACTCCTGGCTGAGGGAAGAGAGTACATCTTTGTGTCCAACATCGACAACCTGGGAGCCACTGTGGACCTCTTCATCCTGCACCACCTGATGAGCCAGCCGGCCGACAAACGCTACGAGTTCGTCATGGAGGTCACGGACAAAACCAGAGCTGACGTCAAG GGTGGGACTCTGATCCAGTATGAGGATCATCTGAGGCTGCTGGAGATCGCTCAGGTCCCAAAAGCCCACGTGGACGAGTTCAAGTCGGTCACCAAGTTCAAGATCTTCAACACCAACAACCTGTGGATCTCCCTGCCGGCCATCAAGAGGCTGCAGGAGAAAAACAGCATGGACCTGGAGATCATCGTAAACCCAAAG ACGTTAGACGGTGGTCTGAACGTCATCCAGCTGGAGACCGCAGTGGGCGCCGCCATTAAGAGCTTTAAGAACGCCATGGGAGTGAACGTCCCCCGTAGCCGCTTCCTGCCGGTGAAGACCTCGTCCGACCTCCTGCTGGTGATGTCCAACCTGTACAGCCTGGACGCCGGCTCGCTCACCATGAGCAAGAAGAGGGAGTTTCCCACAACGCCGCATGTTAAACTGGGCAGCTCCTTCACCAAG gttcAGGACTTTCTGACCAGGTTTGAAAATATCCCAGATATGTTGGAGTTGGATCACCTCACTGTGTCCGGAGACGTGACCTTCGGAAAGAACGTCTCTCTGaag GGAACCGTCATCATCATCGCCAACCACGGCGACAGGATCGACATTCCGGCTGGAGCGATGCTGGAGAACAAGATCGTCTCAGGAAACCTGAGGATCCTCGATCACTGA
- the LOC122830263 gene encoding UTP--glucose-1-phosphate uridylyltransferase-like isoform X1 — MSLTVDALIRGPMTEFEEKLRQQHEASMHQELEALLATANKAEAEVSRKDFNGFKNLFHRFLQVKGPSVDWAKIKRPPEESVQPYDRIKAKGLPDDITSCLDKLVVVKLNGGLGTSMGCKGPKSLISVRNENTFLDLTVQQIEHLNKTFTADVPLVLMNSFNTDEDTKKILQKYTHHRVKIHTFNQSRYPRINKESLLPIAKSMGVSGDNTEAWYPPGHGDIYASFCNSGLLDKLLAEGREYIFVSNIDNLGATVDLFILHHLMSQPADKRYEFVMEVTDKTRADVKGGTLIQYEDHLRLLEIAQVPKAHVDEFKSVTKFKIFNTNNLWISLPAIKRLQEKNSMDLEIIVNPKTLDGGLNVIQLETAVGAAIKSFKNAMGVNVPRSRFLPVKTSSDLLLVMSNLYSLDAGSLTMSKKREFPTTPHVKLGSSFTKVQDFLTRFENIPDMLELDHLTVSGDVTFGKNVSLKGTVIIIANHGDRIDIPAGAMLENKIVSGNLRILDH, encoded by the exons ATGTCGCTTACGGTAGACG cTCTCATCAGAGGACCGATGACGGAGTTTGAGGAGAAGCTCCGTCAGCAGCATGAAGCCTCCATGCATCAGGAGCTGGAGGCGCTGCTGGCCACGGCCAACAAAGCTGAAGCCGAG gtcTCCAGAAAAGACTTCAATGGCTTCAAGAACCTCTTCCACAGAttcctgcaggtcaaaggtccCTCAGTGGACTGGGCCAAAATCAAGCGGCCACCAGAGGAATCG GTCCAGCCCTACGACAGGATCAAGGCGAAGGGACTCCCTGACgacatcacttcctgcctcGACAAGCTGGTCGTGGTCAAGCTGAACGGAGGTCTGGGAACCAGCATGGGCTGCAAGGGCCCCAAAAGTCTGATCAGCGTCCGCAACGAGAACACCTTCCTGGACCTGACTGTGCAGCAGATCgag catCTTAACAAAACCTTTACTGCCGACGTGCCGCTGGTTCTCATGAACTCTTTCAACACTGACGAGGACACCAAGAAGATcctgcagaaatacacacaccACCGGGTCAAAATCCACACATTCAACCAGAGCAG GTATCCGAGAATCAACAAGGAGTCTCTGCTGCCGATCGCTAAGAGCATGGGCGTGAGCGGAGACAACACTGAGGCCTGGTACCCGCCGGGACACGGAGACATCTACGCTAGCTTCTGCAACTCTGGACTGCTGGACAAACTCCTGGCTGAGGGAAGAGAGTACATCTTTGTGTCCAACATCGACAACCTGGGAGCCACTGTGGACCTCTTCATCCTGCACCACCTGATGAGCCAGCCGGCCGACAAACGCTACGAGTTCGTCATGGAGGTCACGGACAAAACCAGAGCTGACGTCAAG GGTGGGACTCTGATCCAGTATGAGGATCATCTGAGGCTGCTGGAGATCGCTCAGGTCCCAAAAGCCCACGTGGACGAGTTCAAGTCGGTCACCAAGTTCAAGATCTTCAACACCAACAACCTGTGGATCTCCCTGCCGGCCATCAAGAGGCTGCAGGAGAAAAACAGCATGGACCTGGAGATCATCGTAAACCCAAAG ACGTTAGACGGTGGTCTGAACGTCATCCAGCTGGAGACCGCAGTGGGCGCCGCCATTAAGAGCTTTAAGAACGCCATGGGAGTGAACGTCCCCCGTAGCCGCTTCCTGCCGGTGAAGACCTCGTCCGACCTCCTGCTGGTGATGTCCAACCTGTACAGCCTGGACGCCGGCTCGCTCACCATGAGCAAGAAGAGGGAGTTTCCCACAACGCCGCATGTTAAACTGGGCAGCTCCTTCACCAAG gttcAGGACTTTCTGACCAGGTTTGAAAATATCCCAGATATGTTGGAGTTGGATCACCTCACTGTGTCCGGAGACGTGACCTTCGGAAAGAACGTCTCTCTGaag GGAACCGTCATCATCATCGCCAACCACGGCGACAGGATCGACATTCCGGCTGGAGCGATGCTGGAGAACAAGATCGTCTCAGGAAACCTGAGGATCCTCGATCACTGA